One part of the Arcanobacterium phocisimile genome encodes these proteins:
- a CDS encoding transposase: MRRRVQNQTLGRRGHKNDPLYPIRRLLTLGNEKLSPPACQRIQSMLALGDPDAEVAITYRIKERLRQFYQQTRPDNATIMLEELIQTCTSPAMPDEVNQLGRTLKRWQPQILAYHHARLSNSITEAMNNLIKRIKRIGFGFTNFENYRTHALLYASKPNWRLLNTIFP, translated from the coding sequence GTGCGCAGACGCGTACAAAATCAAACCCTGGGACGGCGCGGACATAAAAACGATCCCTTATATCCGATCCGGCGTCTGTTAACTTTGGGTAATGAAAAACTATCCCCACCAGCCTGCCAGCGTATACAAAGCATGCTCGCCCTGGGTGACCCGGATGCTGAAGTAGCTATCACCTACCGAATAAAAGAACGCTTACGCCAGTTCTATCAACAAACCCGCCCTGACAATGCAACCATCATGCTCGAAGAACTCATACAAACATGCACCAGCCCTGCAATGCCCGATGAAGTAAACCAGCTAGGACGCACCCTCAAACGATGGCAACCCCAAATCCTGGCCTACCACCACGCCCGTCTATCTAACTCCATCACCGAAGCAATGAACAACCTCATCAAACGTATCAAACGCATCGGATTCGGATTCACCAACTTCGAAAACTACCGCACCCACGCACTACTCTACGCCAGCAAACCCAACTGGCGACTCCTCAACACAATCTTCCCCTAA
- a CDS encoding CE1759 family FMN reductase, with the protein MKIVVVSASLSESSATSTLGRKLAHATVNAAKDATFSVIELRSFAAAITNAALTGFPSPELELAFNDLARADAVIAVTPAYNASYSGLFKLFFDVLPEDTLKGKPLAIGVTGGTPRHSLVTEHAVRPLFTYLHAIIAPTAVYAATEDFGVAAKDSDGRGGATLERRIAKTGTELAQLAQAFAQPKKDHDSGENADATALFADFVPFDQM; encoded by the coding sequence GTGAAGATTGTTGTCGTCTCGGCGTCGTTGTCAGAGTCATCTGCAACAAGTACACTCGGACGGAAACTTGCACACGCAACTGTGAACGCAGCAAAGGATGCAACATTTTCTGTGATTGAGTTGCGCAGTTTTGCAGCCGCGATTACAAATGCTGCTTTGACAGGTTTTCCATCACCAGAGCTTGAGTTAGCGTTTAACGATCTAGCCCGAGCAGATGCTGTCATCGCGGTAACGCCAGCCTACAATGCGTCGTATTCTGGACTGTTCAAGTTATTCTTTGATGTGCTTCCCGAAGACACACTGAAGGGTAAACCGCTGGCTATTGGTGTCACTGGTGGAACACCGCGTCACTCCTTGGTCACCGAACATGCTGTTCGTCCACTGTTTACCTATCTGCACGCTATCATCGCCCCTACTGCCGTCTATGCAGCAACTGAGGACTTCGGTGTAGCAGCAAAAGACTCTGATGGTCGCGGTGGTGCGACGCTGGAGCGTCGTATCGCTAAGACGGGCACTGAGCTTGCTCAGCTCGCCCAGGCCTTTGCTCAACCTAAGAAGGATCATGACTCCGGTGAGAACGCCGACGCAACAGCTTTGTTCGCCGACTTCGTACCGTTTGATCAGATGTAA
- a CDS encoding LLM class flavin-dependent oxidoreductase, protein MTMQFGVFSVSDITTDPTNGKTPTEHERIKASVEIAQHVEDAGLDVYAIGEHHNPPFFSSSPTTLLGYIAASTKKITLSTATTLITTNDPVKIAEDYAMLQHLADGRLDLMMGRGNTGPVYPWFGQDIRQGIPLAVENYSLLRQLWDNYEVNWEGKFRTPLRGFTSTPRPLDDVAPFVWHGSIRSPEIAELAAYYGDGFFHNNIFWPMSHTKRMIQLYRQRYAHYGHGTAEQAIVGLGGQFYMAKDSQTAKREFRPYFDNAPVYGHGPTMEEFTSQTPLTVGSPQEVIDRTLGFREHVGDYQRQLFLIDHAGLPLAKVHEQIDYLGEIVPVLRKEFDAMRKPGVPDAPTHAARVAARGPIKLDNEGRALVDDVTGGSFYEQQADDEAAVRHADNLINLNK, encoded by the coding sequence ATGACTATGCAGTTCGGCGTATTTTCCGTCTCTGATATTACAACTGATCCCACAAATGGCAAGACTCCCACTGAGCATGAACGCATCAAGGCCTCAGTAGAGATCGCTCAGCACGTAGAAGATGCCGGACTCGACGTCTACGCCATCGGTGAGCACCACAACCCACCATTCTTCTCTTCGTCTCCGACCACTCTTTTGGGCTACATTGCAGCCTCAACGAAGAAGATCACTCTTTCTACGGCAACCACGTTGATCACCACGAATGACCCAGTGAAGATTGCCGAAGATTATGCCATGCTCCAGCATCTTGCTGATGGCCGTTTGGATTTGATGATGGGCCGCGGAAACACCGGCCCGGTCTACCCTTGGTTCGGTCAAGACATTCGTCAAGGCATTCCGCTCGCTGTAGAAAACTACAGTTTGCTTCGCCAACTGTGGGACAACTACGAAGTTAACTGGGAAGGTAAGTTCCGCACCCCGTTGCGCGGCTTCACCTCTACCCCACGTCCACTCGACGATGTTGCACCATTCGTCTGGCACGGTTCGATCCGCTCCCCAGAAATCGCAGAACTCGCCGCATACTACGGCGATGGTTTCTTCCATAACAACATCTTCTGGCCAATGAGCCACACCAAGCGCATGATCCAGCTTTACCGCCAGCGCTACGCACACTACGGTCACGGCACCGCAGAACAGGCCATCGTTGGCTTGGGCGGCCAGTTCTACATGGCGAAGGATTCGCAGACTGCTAAGCGCGAATTCCGTCCATACTTCGACAACGCACCGGTTTACGGCCACGGCCCGACGATGGAAGAATTTACCTCCCAGACTCCACTCACCGTTGGTTCGCCACAAGAAGTTATCGATCGTACCCTCGGTTTCCGTGAGCACGTTGGTGACTACCAGCGTCAGCTCTTCCTCATCGACCACGCTGGTTTGCCACTAGCTAAGGTTCATGAGCAGATCGACTACCTCGGCGAAATCGTTCCAGTGCTTCGTAAAGAGTTTGACGCTATGCGTAAGCCTGGTGTTCCTGATGCGCCAACGCACGCTGCTCGCGTTGCAGCCCGTGGTCCAATCAAGCTTGACAACGAAGGTCGCGCACTTGTCGACGACGTCACCGGCGGTTCGTTCTACGAACAGCAGGCAGACGACGAGGCTGCGGTTCGTCATGCAGACAACCTCATCAACCTGAACAAGTAA
- a CDS encoding YceI family protein — protein MTALKDLNGKFIIDAAHSRLGFVARHAMVTKVRGNFGEFEGYAEGDASAPENGVVDVTIKADSINTGNEMRDNHLRSDDFFGSDTYPTITFRSTDIKVVDEETVEITGDFTIRGTTKSITIPFEFGGAITDHEGKLRIGFEGATDISRKDFGITWNGALEAGGVMVSDKIKLELELALVKEA, from the coding sequence ATGACCGCTCTCAAAGACCTCAACGGTAAGTTCATCATCGACGCAGCACACTCCCGCCTCGGCTTCGTAGCACGCCACGCTATGGTCACCAAGGTTCGCGGTAACTTCGGCGAGTTCGAAGGCTACGCAGAAGGCGACGCCTCGGCACCAGAAAACGGCGTCGTTGACGTCACTATCAAGGCTGATTCCATCAACACCGGCAACGAGATGCGCGATAATCATCTCCGCTCCGATGATTTCTTCGGTTCAGACACCTACCCAACCATTACCTTCCGCTCTACCGATATCAAGGTAGTCGACGAGGAAACAGTTGAAATTACTGGCGACTTCACCATTCGTGGAACCACCAAGTCCATCACCATTCCATTCGAATTCGGTGGCGCAATTACCGATCACGAAGGCAAGCTTCGCATTGGTTTCGAAGGTGCAACCGACATCTCCCGCAAGGACTTCGGCATCACCTGGAACGGCGCTCTCGAAGCAGGCGGCGTTATGGTTTCTGACAAGATCAAGCTCGAGCTCGAACTCGCTTTGGTCAAGGAAGCCTGA
- a CDS encoding FAD-dependent oxidoreductase: MAKIVVLGAGVSGHTAALHLKRLVGKKHTIHVVTPNSHWNWIPSNIWVGTGDMPKSKVVFPLAKVYQKQKIELTQARATELHPDGAGDDSRPYVVVEHTSAQRRGQREEIYYDYVINATGLKLNFSATEGLGPEAGNTVSVCTASHADHAAKELAKVIDKMRAGQRQTLVIGTGHGTCTTASDTNSGTILLCCFRHLVVQGSKLTGETAKI; the protein is encoded by the coding sequence ATGGCGAAGATCGTTGTACTTGGCGCTGGCGTTTCGGGGCACACTGCCGCGCTCCATCTCAAACGTCTTGTGGGAAAGAAACACACAATTCATGTTGTCACCCCTAATTCCCATTGGAATTGGATCCCGTCCAATATTTGGGTAGGCACTGGCGATATGCCAAAATCCAAAGTTGTGTTCCCCCTTGCCAAGGTATATCAGAAACAAAAAATCGAACTCACCCAGGCGCGAGCAACGGAGCTACACCCTGACGGAGCTGGAGATGACAGTAGGCCCTACGTCGTCGTTGAACATACCTCAGCACAACGTCGTGGGCAGCGAGAAGAAATCTATTACGATTACGTCATCAACGCCACCGGACTCAAACTCAACTTTAGCGCCACCGAAGGGCTTGGTCCAGAAGCAGGTAACACAGTCTCGGTATGTACTGCCAGTCACGCAGATCACGCAGCAAAGGAGCTTGCGAAAGTCATTGACAAAATGCGTGCCGGACAACGCCAAACTCTCGTTATCGGAACTGGGCACGGCACATGTACTACGGCAAGCGACACGAACTCCGGTACGATTTTGCTATGTTGCTTCCGCCATTTGGTGGTGCAGGGCTCAAAGCTTACGGGCGAAACGGCGAAGATATAA
- a CDS encoding Nif3-like dinuclear metal center hexameric protein produces the protein MSITVADVMSVMEDAFPVRLAEEWDRVGLVAGDPQAKVSKIGFAVDPCEATVTEALERGADMLITHHPLYLRGTSTVAATTAKGSWVHKLIKNDIALYAAHTNADAAPTGSAVALGSLLQLENMRPLSPNPNQPKLGIGRVGELPMTMSVYELAQRLHGLLPHTEPGVLVGGDPEKIVRTVALSPGSGDSFLHTANEAGADVYICADLRHHPATDHLWGGGCALIGLTHFASEWPVLPAMERAITVKRDVETYISTLVTDPWTLRL, from the coding sequence ATGTCGATCACTGTTGCAGATGTTATGTCCGTTATGGAAGATGCGTTTCCGGTACGCCTCGCCGAAGAATGGGATCGGGTTGGCCTTGTTGCCGGTGATCCGCAGGCTAAAGTCTCAAAAATCGGATTCGCTGTAGATCCGTGTGAAGCCACAGTTACCGAAGCCCTTGAACGTGGTGCAGACATGCTCATCACTCACCATCCGCTCTACTTACGAGGCACCTCCACGGTAGCTGCGACGACGGCGAAAGGTTCGTGGGTTCACAAGCTGATCAAAAACGATATTGCGCTTTATGCCGCACACACCAACGCTGACGCAGCACCAACCGGATCTGCTGTCGCGCTTGGCAGTCTCTTGCAGTTAGAAAACATGCGCCCACTGTCACCTAACCCTAACCAGCCAAAATTAGGGATTGGACGGGTGGGAGAACTTCCAATGACGATGTCAGTCTACGAATTAGCTCAGCGTCTCCATGGGTTACTCCCACACACCGAACCGGGAGTTTTAGTCGGGGGAGACCCTGAAAAAATTGTGCGCACCGTCGCTCTCTCGCCAGGATCTGGCGATTCCTTCCTGCACACCGCAAACGAAGCGGGTGCAGACGTCTATATTTGTGCCGATCTGCGCCACCATCCAGCAACCGATCATTTATGGGGCGGAGGATGCGCACTTATCGGCCTGACCCACTTCGCTTCCGAATGGCCAGTACTCCCAGCGATGGAACGCGCAATCACCGTCAAGCGCGACGTCGAGACCTATATATCCACCCTCGTCACCGACCCGTGGACGCTACGGCTTTGA
- a CDS encoding zinc ribbon domain-containing protein translates to MYQASRADQLALLDVVELDSLIARLNRDNIRHPLREEVGQIMNLIAAVGREIVEVEEALVARQSALEKASELSDRARAVVVEKENRLNAGTGMDSRQLLTLQSEVETNRAQLDEHESHEYEILENIETLEAQLNDARERQTNLNAQLVDKRATLEADVDDIERQRNDVQIRRDSIYGPLAQPLKRAYEHAVANGGLTVIALHSNGTTSGGVELSPIEVSQIRQADPDTFHISDDYGCIVIRDPDFPLA, encoded by the coding sequence ATGTACCAAGCATCCCGCGCCGACCAGCTCGCACTCCTCGATGTCGTCGAACTAGACTCCCTTATCGCCCGGCTCAATCGTGACAATATTCGTCACCCGTTGCGCGAAGAAGTAGGGCAAATCATGAATCTTATCGCAGCCGTTGGGCGAGAAATTGTCGAAGTCGAAGAAGCCCTCGTCGCGCGACAATCTGCTCTTGAAAAAGCGAGTGAACTAAGTGATCGTGCCCGCGCCGTCGTCGTCGAAAAAGAAAATCGGTTGAATGCCGGAACTGGAATGGACTCACGCCAACTACTCACGCTTCAAAGCGAGGTAGAAACCAACCGTGCCCAGCTCGACGAACACGAGAGTCATGAATACGAAATCCTAGAAAACATCGAAACTCTTGAAGCGCAGTTAAACGATGCGCGCGAGCGACAAACCAACCTCAACGCCCAACTCGTTGATAAACGTGCCACGTTAGAAGCCGATGTGGACGATATCGAACGTCAACGAAACGACGTCCAGATTCGTCGAGACTCTATCTACGGGCCACTTGCCCAACCACTCAAGCGCGCCTACGAACATGCAGTGGCCAATGGAGGATTGACAGTGATCGCGCTACACTCCAACGGAACCACTAGCGGCGGAGTAGAGCTTTCGCCGATTGAAGTGAGCCAAATCCGGCAAGCAGATCCCGATACTTTCCATATCAGCGACGACTACGGCTGTATCGTCATCCGCGATCCAGATTTTCCACTAGCGTAA
- a CDS encoding YaaA family protein — MLILLPPSEGKTQPTSGPSLDLQSLSFPQFSDTRRQLINELIAVSQRDDALKILKVGNRLEHEVRRQSALWDLPCARASEIYTGVLFHALDFASATADDMTRADNHILIFSGLFGLTRPSDLIPAYRLAMGSALPDAGNTKTLWKQALKNTEFAGQELVIDARSGAYRVWDPPREAEHVLINAVRIKNGERKVVSHNAKHYRGLLAGALIRSATVVDDAEELAEFAHTLVDDGVITGVELDPPGKTRTLTLVENLDRG, encoded by the coding sequence GTGCTTATTCTATTACCGCCCTCCGAGGGCAAAACACAGCCCACTAGCGGTCCGTCTTTAGACCTGCAATCCTTGAGCTTCCCGCAGTTTTCTGACACTCGTCGCCAACTCATCAACGAGTTGATAGCCGTATCACAACGCGATGATGCGCTAAAGATTTTAAAAGTTGGCAACCGGCTCGAACATGAGGTTCGCCGGCAAAGCGCCCTGTGGGATTTACCCTGCGCTCGAGCATCAGAGATTTATACCGGTGTTCTGTTCCATGCGTTAGACTTCGCGAGCGCCACAGCCGACGATATGACACGCGCCGATAACCATATTCTGATTTTTTCTGGTCTTTTCGGGCTCACTCGCCCTTCTGATCTGATTCCGGCCTACCGGCTCGCTATGGGCTCTGCGCTACCTGATGCGGGAAACACAAAAACGTTATGGAAGCAGGCATTGAAAAATACCGAGTTTGCAGGGCAAGAGCTGGTGATTGATGCGCGTTCTGGTGCCTACCGGGTGTGGGATCCGCCGCGCGAGGCCGAGCATGTACTCATTAACGCGGTCCGGATCAAGAACGGCGAACGTAAAGTCGTATCGCATAACGCCAAGCATTACCGTGGCTTGCTTGCTGGGGCACTTATTCGTTCTGCGACTGTTGTTGACGACGCTGAAGAACTCGCCGAGTTTGCGCATACGTTGGTCGACGATGGGGTGATCACCGGCGTCGAACTTGATCCGCCAGGAAAGACGCGCACCCTTACGCTAGTGGAAAATCTGGATCGCGGATGA
- the ppgK gene encoding polyphosphate--glucose phosphotransferase, with product MTTHISDIAIGVDIGGSGIKGSIVNTATGEFVGEEKRIPTPELAQPEVIADIVSQIVESFEVGPEVPVGVTFPAPIVNGVCPLVANLSQDFVNRNVEELMSEHVGRPVVVLNDADAAGLAEAEFGAAHGQDGTTIVLTLGTGIGSALVRDGILVPNTEMGHFLLPNGLKAEKWAASSIRTKENLSLEQWAERLQDVLDMVEMFFSPDTIILGGGISTRFPEFSPFLTTRARLESARLFNTAGIAGAALVAAQQQA from the coding sequence ATGACTACCCACATCTCTGATATTGCTATCGGCGTCGATATTGGCGGCTCAGGCATTAAAGGCTCGATAGTTAATACTGCCACTGGCGAGTTCGTCGGCGAAGAAAAGCGCATCCCGACTCCCGAATTAGCTCAGCCGGAAGTCATTGCAGATATCGTCTCCCAGATCGTTGAGTCGTTCGAGGTTGGCCCAGAAGTCCCAGTCGGCGTCACCTTTCCTGCTCCCATTGTCAACGGCGTGTGCCCGCTGGTGGCTAATTTGAGCCAAGATTTCGTTAACAGGAACGTCGAAGAGCTGATGTCTGAACATGTTGGCCGTCCAGTCGTTGTCCTTAACGACGCCGATGCCGCAGGTTTAGCCGAAGCTGAGTTTGGTGCTGCGCATGGCCAAGATGGAACCACCATCGTCTTGACTCTGGGCACTGGTATTGGGTCGGCTCTAGTTCGCGACGGTATCTTGGTACCGAACACCGAAATGGGCCATTTTTTACTCCCTAACGGACTCAAAGCTGAAAAGTGGGCGGCGTCCTCGATCCGTACAAAAGAAAACCTCTCCTTGGAGCAGTGGGCTGAGCGCCTACAAGACGTACTCGATATGGTAGAGATGTTCTTCTCCCCTGACACCATCATTTTAGGTGGTGGTATCTCTACTCGGTTCCCGGAGTTTTCACCGTTCTTAACCACACGGGCACGGCTTGAATCAGCTCGCTTGTTCAACACTGCCGGTATCGCTGGCGCAGCGTTAGTGGCAGCTCAACAGCAAGCGTAA
- the map gene encoding type I methionyl aminopeptidase, which yields MQAHTLVPGTLSPKRHVPAEIERPEYLFHDGPEVVTASDVKDAETIERIRISSQIAADALYLAGAAVRPGVTTDELDRIAHEYMCDMGAYPSCLDYMGFPKSICTSINEVICHGIPDSTELREGDIINLDVTAYKNGVHGDTNAMFYAGDVDQESRDLCERTYTAMMRGIRAIKPGRKINVIGRVIESYAKRFNYGDVEDFTGHGVGEAFHSGLIVPHYDAAPQFDDEIQVGMVFTVEPMLTLGTQRWDQWDDGWTVVTADRKRTAQWEHTVVVTDSGAEILTLPTQGQTSPAMPQ from the coding sequence ATGCAAGCTCACACATTAGTCCCAGGTACCCTCTCCCCTAAACGTCATGTTCCAGCAGAGATTGAACGTCCAGAATATCTGTTCCATGATGGTCCAGAAGTAGTCACAGCCTCGGATGTTAAAGACGCCGAGACCATCGAACGCATCCGCATCTCCTCCCAGATCGCCGCCGATGCGCTTTATCTAGCTGGGGCTGCAGTGCGCCCGGGCGTGACGACAGATGAACTTGATCGTATTGCGCACGAATACATGTGCGATATGGGCGCATACCCATCTTGCTTGGACTATATGGGTTTCCCGAAATCGATTTGTACCTCAATTAATGAAGTAATCTGCCATGGTATCCCCGATTCTACAGAGTTACGTGAAGGCGATATTATCAACCTCGATGTCACCGCTTACAAAAATGGTGTCCACGGTGATACCAACGCGATGTTCTATGCCGGTGACGTCGATCAAGAATCCCGTGATTTGTGCGAACGCACCTACACTGCGATGATGCGCGGTATTCGAGCTATCAAACCGGGCCGCAAAATAAACGTTATTGGGCGAGTGATTGAATCGTATGCAAAACGGTTCAACTACGGCGATGTAGAAGATTTTACTGGCCATGGCGTCGGTGAAGCTTTCCACTCTGGCCTCATCGTTCCGCATTATGATGCAGCTCCTCAATTTGATGATGAAATCCAAGTCGGCATGGTCTTCACCGTCGAACCTATGCTGACTCTTGGAACCCAACGTTGGGATCAGTGGGATGATGGTTGGACTGTTGTCACTGCTGACCGTAAGCGTACCGCGCAATGGGAGCACACCGTCGTCGTCACAGATTCCGGTGCGGAGATTTTAACGTTGCCTACCCAGGGGCAAACCTCCCCAGCAATGCCGCAGTAA
- the panB gene encoding 3-methyl-2-oxobutanoate hydroxymethyltransferase has translation MTIKRVRAHHLAQMKAAGTPITMLTSYDAITTRIFDEAGTDMLLVGDSYANVMLGFDSTTQVGIEEMVLATGAVARVAKRAFVVADLPFGSYETSPADAVANAVKLIRAGASAVKLEGGVRMAPTIEAIVRAGINVVAHIGYTPQSENALGGPRVQGRGDGADQVRKDAVAVAEAGAIAVVLELVPAPIATEITQDLAIPTIGIGAGEHTDGQVLVWTDMAGMTNWQPSFVKVFGEVGQELKKAAEAYNTAVRARTFPDDQHRFDQ, from the coding sequence ATGACAATCAAGCGTGTACGAGCCCATCATTTAGCTCAAATGAAAGCCGCGGGCACTCCGATCACTATGCTCACGTCGTATGATGCGATCACTACTCGTATTTTCGATGAAGCTGGAACAGATATGTTGCTCGTTGGTGATTCGTATGCCAACGTCATGCTCGGGTTTGATTCAACCACTCAGGTCGGTATCGAAGAAATGGTCTTAGCTACCGGCGCTGTTGCTCGGGTAGCCAAACGTGCATTCGTGGTTGCCGATTTACCTTTCGGATCTTATGAGACCTCGCCTGCTGATGCGGTGGCTAATGCGGTGAAACTTATTCGTGCCGGAGCTTCAGCGGTCAAGTTAGAAGGTGGGGTGCGGATGGCACCGACTATTGAGGCTATTGTGCGTGCAGGTATTAACGTTGTGGCACATATCGGCTACACTCCACAATCAGAAAATGCGCTGGGCGGGCCACGTGTACAAGGCCGTGGCGATGGCGCTGATCAGGTGCGCAAGGACGCGGTTGCTGTTGCCGAAGCTGGCGCTATCGCCGTCGTTCTCGAACTCGTTCCGGCACCTATCGCTACCGAAATTACCCAAGATCTTGCAATTCCTACTATTGGTATCGGTGCCGGTGAACACACTGATGGCCAGGTTTTAGTATGGACAGATATGGCTGGCATGACCAACTGGCAGCCGTCATTCGTGAAGGTTTTTGGTGAAGTTGGCCAAGAGTTGAAGAAGGCCGCTGAAGCCTATAATACGGCTGTGCGCGCCCGTACCTTCCCTGACGATCAGCATCGTTTCGATCAGTAA
- a CDS encoding glutamine synthetase family protein, producing the protein MDTQQEHVIAAVEEHNVRFIRLWFTDVSGTLKSVAIPPAELENAFNSGIGFDGSAIEGLSRVHEADMVIKPDASTFHILPWDESGEPCARMFCDIHTPDNQPARSDPRGVLRRALERAAKAGFTFHVHPEVEFYLFQRQTHPNGDPIPIDNGSYFDHVSRPVAQSFRAQAVTELEHMGIPVEFSHHEAGPGQNEIDLRVSDALTMADNLMSLRTVVEHVAITQGVEASFMPKPLIDQPGNGLHIHMSLFEGETNAFYDPLNDYKLSDIGMKFVAGILRHSREISAVTNQHVNSYKRLWAGDEAPAYIAWGRNNRSALIRVPSFTSTEGHSARIEYRALDSAVNPYLAFAVILNAGLAGIENGYDVPESIDTNINALSARERHIMGIEELPSSLHSAIKLAQKSELIAATLGEDAFDYFLRNKLWEWDAYRQQVTAFERSIQY; encoded by the coding sequence ATGGATACCCAACAAGAACACGTCATCGCAGCGGTTGAAGAACACAACGTACGTTTCATTCGACTATGGTTCACCGACGTCTCCGGAACCCTCAAATCAGTTGCCATCCCGCCAGCAGAACTCGAAAACGCCTTCAACTCCGGTATCGGCTTCGACGGATCTGCCATCGAAGGCCTCTCGCGCGTTCATGAAGCCGATATGGTCATCAAACCCGACGCATCGACGTTTCACATCTTGCCCTGGGACGAATCAGGCGAACCATGTGCACGCATGTTCTGCGATATCCACACCCCAGATAACCAGCCGGCACGTTCCGACCCGCGCGGAGTTCTCCGCCGAGCACTCGAACGCGCAGCCAAAGCCGGATTCACCTTCCATGTCCACCCGGAAGTCGAATTCTATTTATTCCAACGTCAAACCCATCCTAACGGCGATCCTATTCCCATCGATAACGGTTCGTATTTTGACCACGTCTCGCGCCCAGTAGCTCAAAGTTTCCGCGCCCAAGCAGTCACCGAACTCGAACATATGGGAATTCCCGTCGAATTCTCCCACCACGAAGCCGGGCCTGGACAAAATGAAATCGATCTACGGGTATCAGACGCACTAACCATGGCCGACAACCTTATGAGCCTACGAACTGTTGTGGAACATGTGGCCATCACCCAAGGCGTCGAGGCTTCCTTTATGCCCAAACCACTCATTGACCAACCCGGCAACGGCTTACATATCCACATGTCCCTCTTCGAAGGCGAAACTAATGCCTTCTACGATCCGCTCAACGACTACAAACTCTCCGACATCGGAATGAAATTCGTAGCCGGTATCCTTCGCCACTCACGCGAAATATCAGCTGTAACCAACCAACACGTCAACTCCTATAAACGCCTATGGGCAGGCGACGAAGCTCCCGCATATATTGCTTGGGGGAGGAACAATCGTAGCGCCCTTATCCGAGTTCCTAGCTTTACATCAACCGAAGGTCACAGCGCCCGCATCGAATATCGGGCACTGGACTCCGCAGTCAACCCCTATCTAGCCTTTGCTGTCATACTCAACGCCGGCCTAGCCGGAATCGAAAACGGCTACGATGTGCCCGAATCAATCGATACCAACATCAACGCACTCAGCGCTCGCGAACGCCACATTATGGGAATCGAAGAACTCCCATCCTCCCTACACTCAGCCATCAAACTCGCCCAAAAATCAGAACTCATCGCAGCCACCCTTGGCGAAGACGCCTTCGACTACTTCCTGCGCAACAAGCTGTGGGAATGGGATGCCTACCGCCAGCAAGTAACCGCCTTCGAACGTAGCATCCAATACTGA